The proteins below come from a single Cupriavidus sp. P-10 genomic window:
- a CDS encoding type II secretion system F family protein, whose translation MNGLSWGMRRRLYQQASSQLENGLTLAQVLEDFRERQARRGRKRAAEAANEVGRQVRDGKTLMAAMGASLSDLERSVLDAGERAGQLPEAMRLVLDVRDLTTRLRQKLQASFFAPTVYLVTLYVVLLLIGGYIVPQFLDVLPLQRWTDWAYAMYWMGQLAVGWPAPVIFGGIGAYAGWSWWALSRWTGPGRRVCDRHVFPFTAYREITGFTWLMSFVALLRANVPDTVALEGQISSASPWLASRLRPIRLGLADGLDLAEAMRQAGNGFPSLDLIDEIGAYAGFDDFTEKITVAVRQNAEVIERQLLAKGMVMSAIFTGLMFLAFVVLQLGSNSLSSILTSSMGQF comes from the coding sequence GTGAACGGATTGTCCTGGGGAATGCGGCGGCGCCTGTATCAGCAGGCATCCAGCCAGTTGGAGAATGGGCTGACTCTCGCGCAGGTTCTGGAGGATTTCCGCGAACGGCAAGCTCGGCGCGGCAGAAAGCGCGCGGCCGAGGCGGCGAACGAGGTGGGTCGCCAGGTACGCGACGGCAAGACACTGATGGCGGCAATGGGCGCAAGCCTTAGCGATCTCGAGCGCAGCGTGCTGGACGCGGGTGAGAGGGCGGGGCAATTGCCGGAAGCGATGCGGCTCGTGCTGGACGTTCGGGACCTGACGACACGCCTTCGTCAGAAGCTACAGGCGAGCTTCTTCGCGCCAACGGTGTATCTCGTGACGCTCTACGTGGTCTTGCTGCTGATCGGGGGATACATCGTCCCGCAGTTCCTCGATGTACTGCCGCTCCAAAGATGGACGGACTGGGCCTATGCGATGTACTGGATGGGGCAGTTGGCGGTGGGGTGGCCAGCGCCAGTGATTTTCGGCGGGATCGGTGCATATGCCGGCTGGAGTTGGTGGGCGCTGTCTCGATGGACGGGGCCGGGCAGGCGAGTCTGTGACCGGCACGTGTTCCCGTTCACGGCGTACCGAGAGATTACTGGCTTCACCTGGCTGATGTCCTTCGTCGCACTGTTGCGGGCGAACGTACCTGACACCGTTGCGCTGGAGGGACAGATCAGCTCGGCGTCGCCCTGGCTGGCGTCACGGCTGCGGCCGATCCGTCTTGGGCTTGCTGATGGTCTGGACCTGGCGGAGGCCATGCGTCAGGCCGGCAATGGATTCCCGTCCTTGGATCTAATCGACGAAATCGGCGCATATGCGGGCTTCGATGACTTCACCGAAAAGATCACGGTGGCCGTGCGCCAAAACGCTGAGGTCATCGAGCGGCAGTTGCTCGCCAAAGGGATGGTCATGTCCGCGATCTTCACCGGGTTGATGTTCCTGGCCTTCGTGGTGCTGCAGCTCGGCTCCAACTCTCTCTCATCGATCCTCACGTCCTCGATGGGACAGTTCTAA
- a CDS encoding prepilin type IV pili, with translation MDGILGRIVAIVLGLLALVGIAYAGYNGFQTHKAGVVATNLTQLITNARAGFSQGNNGYTNFTTANIAAMVTGGMFPTDMVRGTTLVDPWGNAVTLSSANNGSQGVITFGGGNAQTAKQCVSAAVGLKDYVTLTVGSTTFNQANLPDQATAGAACSATATFALTFQ, from the coding sequence ATGGATGGAATTCTCGGGCGCATCGTCGCCATTGTCTTGGGCCTGCTCGCACTGGTTGGCATTGCCTACGCGGGTTACAACGGCTTTCAGACCCATAAAGCCGGTGTAGTCGCGACCAACCTCACGCAGCTGATTACGAACGCTCGTGCCGGATTCTCGCAAGGGAACAACGGGTATACCAACTTCACGACGGCGAACATCGCGGCCATGGTTACTGGCGGCATGTTTCCGACGGACATGGTGCGCGGTACGACGCTGGTCGATCCGTGGGGCAATGCAGTGACGCTTTCGTCCGCCAACAATGGCTCGCAGGGCGTGATCACCTTCGGCGGCGGCAACGCACAGACCGCAAAGCAATGCGTAAGCGCAGCCGTGGGTCTCAAGGACTATGTGACGCTGACAGTCGGCTCGACGACGTTCAACCAGGCCAACCTTCCCGACCAGGCGACCGCCGGCGCGGCCTGTAGCGCCACGGCGACCTTCGCTCTGACATTCCAGTGA
- the pilV gene encoding shufflon system plasmid conjugative transfer pilus tip adhesin PilV encodes MEAILGYLIALMLSMLSLAGFATWAKAGVTNVQTAAAASQMLVFDKAALQFVQDEAATLVAQATASVPVSVTPAMLVNGGYLPAGFSVTNVFGQTWLLQVMQPTPNNLQALVTSQGGRAITDTRQLVQIAAQAGAQGGFVPYAGQNGDPTMVPTRAYGAYGAWQVPLANYTNPGSGRLASLLAFTGAQANNGYLYRVQVPGHPELNQMQTSLDLGGNDVNNARRVSANTSLTSNGETYLTSTGSPGSACGVDKSIRTSTTGTGLVICFGGIWQPIGTAVTNVTDGTWCGNNGQLATSGTNVGYICKGNRYVALTNGLGNLSITRKFENVSDGMTFSKDNCPGGTAWAMYTPRQEMVNITGTVMPPIQGTYFSVNDYGTYWYAQASAMSPAAWYSGNDTGALGGQLLGTVTTGCMY; translated from the coding sequence ATGGAAGCGATACTCGGATATCTCATCGCGCTGATGCTCTCGATGCTGAGCCTTGCCGGCTTCGCGACGTGGGCGAAAGCCGGCGTCACGAACGTGCAGACCGCAGCCGCGGCGAGCCAGATGCTGGTTTTCGATAAGGCCGCCCTGCAGTTCGTGCAGGACGAAGCCGCAACGCTGGTCGCCCAGGCCACGGCGAGTGTGCCGGTGTCGGTCACGCCGGCGATGCTAGTCAATGGTGGCTATCTGCCCGCTGGTTTCTCAGTGACGAACGTGTTCGGGCAGACGTGGTTGCTCCAGGTCATGCAGCCAACGCCAAACAACCTGCAGGCGCTTGTCACATCGCAGGGCGGCCGTGCCATCACAGACACGCGCCAGCTGGTGCAGATCGCTGCGCAAGCCGGTGCGCAGGGCGGCTTCGTACCATACGCAGGGCAGAACGGAGACCCGACGATGGTGCCAACCAGGGCCTATGGGGCGTACGGCGCGTGGCAGGTGCCGCTGGCGAACTACACCAACCCGGGGAGTGGCCGGCTGGCTTCGTTGTTGGCCTTCACCGGAGCGCAGGCCAATAACGGGTATCTGTACCGGGTCCAGGTACCGGGGCATCCCGAGCTGAACCAGATGCAGACATCGCTCGACCTGGGCGGCAATGACGTCAACAACGCAAGGCGGGTGTCGGCAAACACATCCCTCACAAGCAACGGTGAGACATACCTGACCAGCACCGGAAGCCCAGGCAGCGCATGCGGTGTCGACAAATCGATCCGGACGAGCACAACGGGAACGGGGCTCGTGATTTGCTTCGGCGGCATTTGGCAGCCGATCGGCACGGCCGTCACGAATGTGACCGACGGTACGTGGTGCGGAAACAATGGCCAGCTTGCCACGAGCGGTACAAACGTCGGCTACATCTGCAAAGGGAACCGGTATGTCGCGTTGACCAACGGGTTGGGGAACTTGTCGATCACGCGGAAATTCGAGAACGTATCGGATGGAATGACGTTCTCTAAGGACAACTGCCCTGGCGGCACCGCTTGGGCGATGTACACACCAAGGCAGGAAATGGTGAATATCACTGGAACCGTAATGCCGCCCATTCAAGGAACGTACTTCTCAGTGAACGACTATGGCACCTACTGGTACGCGCAGGCAAGCGCCATGTCGCCAGCGGCTTGGTATAGCGGCAACGATACCGGGGCTCTTGGAGGGCAACTGCTGGGCACCGTCACGACAGGCTGCATGTACTAG
- a CDS encoding CAP domain-containing protein has translation MQNSKFAFSVLATATALTLAACGGGGGDDGGSKQEPSTPTTPTVPQAPTSVPPATTVSAPSYPSGDLRLAAFNALSDYRIKMGVGALKQDTALDVAADNHVAYLKANSAVGHDETAGKPGFTGATPYEQGVAAGASKDQWISQAADGSIGCLADFRNSVYHLQGITSNQETIGLSIRDGYCVMNFGVKTGANGSGYGLPQWGGQQMATNAFAYSPIDAESVPGTFTATAESPSPAPDLPSAGHPVMFRVPAPNASDVLTVSNFILTGPAGNAVPARVLVASAAKPSSVASAISDPYVYSGVAFLLPTQPLSAGTYTATFAGARNGVAISKSWSFTVY, from the coding sequence ATGCAAAACTCCAAATTCGCTTTCTCGGTCCTGGCCACGGCCACGGCGCTCACTTTGGCCGCATGTGGCGGTGGTGGTGGCGACGACGGTGGCTCCAAGCAGGAGCCGAGTACACCAACCACGCCAACGGTTCCGCAGGCTCCGACGTCGGTGCCGCCGGCGACAACGGTCTCCGCCCCTTCGTACCCCAGTGGCGACCTGCGTCTGGCAGCGTTCAATGCCCTGAGCGACTATCGGATCAAGATGGGCGTCGGTGCCCTGAAGCAAGATACAGCCCTCGATGTTGCCGCGGACAACCACGTCGCGTACCTGAAAGCAAATTCTGCGGTTGGCCACGACGAAACTGCCGGCAAGCCCGGCTTTACCGGTGCAACTCCTTACGAACAGGGCGTAGCCGCGGGTGCCTCGAAGGACCAGTGGATCAGCCAAGCGGCAGATGGTTCCATCGGCTGCCTGGCGGACTTTAGGAACTCGGTGTATCACCTGCAGGGCATCACCAGCAACCAGGAGACGATCGGCCTTTCCATTCGTGACGGTTATTGCGTTATGAATTTTGGCGTAAAGACCGGTGCAAACGGCAGCGGATATGGCCTCCCGCAGTGGGGTGGACAGCAAATGGCGACGAACGCCTTTGCTTATTCTCCAATCGACGCCGAAAGCGTCCCAGGAACATTCACCGCCACCGCCGAGTCGCCAAGCCCGGCACCAGATCTGCCGAGCGCAGGCCACCCTGTCATGTTCAGGGTTCCAGCTCCCAATGCAAGTGACGTGCTGACGGTCTCAAACTTTATCCTCACGGGCCCAGCGGGTAACGCAGTTCCCGCCAGAGTTCTGGTTGCCAGCGCCGCGAAGCCGAGCTCAGTCGCTTCGGCTATCTCGGATCCCTACGTCTACAGTGGAGTGGCCTTCCTTCTCCCTACCCAACCGCTCTCGGCTGGCACTTACACCGCAACTTTCGCGGGCGCTCGCAACGGCGTAGCCATCAGCAAGTCTTGGAGCTTCACGGTATACTGA
- a CDS encoding FlhC family transcriptional regulator codes for MLQHSPTAEFERLRLTRMTCDRIRSANYHLTDHLAELLGAHPELEQMLHIGKGGVDKVRKAEATQRDLMGTPFLVVVPTLSEVQDWRCLSENTTTTLAVDTLRSQLPGWTNDDKLRLFYNNRHYIWLMVELLHVSILAAPLLGITKELAEYLRSLPQHVLDTAIARVDFPIFRWRLHSKTFWIDFDSSRLGTDSKGHHFLTSTPLRADRLATKNSWTNLRLEPFQKKVYSEMMVRSYCRASTITSLLGITSTRTRKLFHLIHGKSSPSGQLPTSTAWYFEHPTHRLQATTIVTLYRIALAFGANVPEAFIAAYDLFEKFFGTSSKISADRACHICRTMSTDAQLELAPCRVCRTPYLIANAAPRIELSHAFSCPGCSGLLGGPNGAARRHK; via the coding sequence ATGCTACAGCACTCCCCCACCGCCGAGTTTGAGCGTTTGCGACTCACCAGGATGACATGCGATCGGATTCGGTCGGCAAACTATCACCTCACCGATCACCTTGCGGAACTGCTCGGCGCGCACCCTGAGCTTGAGCAGATGCTGCATATTGGCAAAGGTGGCGTCGACAAGGTCCGCAAGGCGGAGGCCACGCAACGCGATTTGATGGGCACCCCGTTCCTCGTTGTCGTGCCGACGCTCTCCGAGGTACAGGACTGGCGTTGCTTGAGTGAAAACACAACGACCACACTGGCCGTCGACACACTGCGTTCTCAGTTACCTGGCTGGACCAACGACGACAAGCTTCGCTTGTTCTACAACAATCGCCATTACATTTGGCTGATGGTCGAGTTGCTCCACGTCAGCATTCTGGCCGCGCCGCTTCTCGGGATCACCAAGGAGCTAGCAGAGTATCTGCGTTCGCTCCCGCAGCACGTCCTTGACACGGCCATTGCGCGGGTGGACTTCCCGATTTTCCGTTGGCGCCTGCATAGCAAGACTTTCTGGATCGACTTTGATTCCAGTCGGCTGGGGACCGATTCGAAAGGGCATCACTTCCTGACCTCCACCCCGCTGCGCGCCGATCGCTTGGCGACGAAGAACAGCTGGACGAACCTCCGGTTGGAGCCATTCCAGAAGAAGGTCTACAGCGAAATGATGGTCCGAAGCTACTGCCGCGCCTCGACTATCACATCGCTGCTGGGCATAACCTCGACACGTACCCGCAAGCTGTTCCACCTGATCCACGGAAAATCCTCTCCCTCCGGTCAGCTACCGACGTCGACCGCCTGGTACTTCGAACATCCTACCCATCGCCTTCAGGCGACGACCATCGTCACGCTGTATCGCATTGCATTGGCGTTCGGCGCCAATGTTCCGGAGGCATTCATCGCAGCCTACGATCTTTTTGAAAAATTCTTCGGAACTTCGTCCAAGATCTCTGCCGATCGGGCATGTCACATTTGCCGAACCATGTCCACCGATGCGCAATTGGAATTGGCACCTTGCAGGGTATGTCGGACCCCCTATCTCATTGCAAACGCGGCGCCCCGTATTGAACTCAGCCACGCATTCTCCTGCCCCGGCTGCAGTGGGCTACTTGGCGGTCCAAATGGCGCGGCGCGCCGGCACAAATAG